In Panacibacter ginsenosidivorans, the following proteins share a genomic window:
- a CDS encoding tetratricopeptide repeat protein, translated as MADKKVQVVESGDALLKIESFWKKYSKQVLIALGVIVIAVGGWYGYQSFIVAPKEEQAANAIYKAEANFRKDSLTAALKGDAKSKGFLYIISNYGGTKSANIANYYAGLCYLRTGDFNNAVKYLKDFSTDAKQIQMMAYGALGDAYGELGKNDDAVTYYKKAAETFDADQLNASEYLFRAGLKLELMGKTTEAVQVYKELKEKFPQTEKGYQADKYIYRLIVEPNDFSSK; from the coding sequence ATGGCTGATAAGAAAGTGCAGGTAGTAGAATCCGGCGACGCGCTGCTAAAAATCGAAAGTTTCTGGAAAAAATATTCAAAACAGGTATTGATTGCATTAGGTGTTATTGTGATAGCCGTTGGTGGTTGGTATGGTTATCAGTCATTCATCGTTGCACCAAAAGAAGAACAGGCCGCCAATGCTATTTACAAAGCAGAAGCAAATTTTCGTAAAGACTCTTTGACAGCAGCTTTAAAAGGCGATGCAAAGAGTAAAGGTTTTCTTTACATCATAAGCAACTACGGCGGAACAAAATCTGCAAACATTGCTAATTACTATGCTGGTCTTTGTTACCTGCGTACCGGTGATTTCAATAACGCCGTAAAGTACCTGAAAGATTTTTCAACAGATGCAAAGCAGATACAGATGATGGCTTACGGCGCACTGGGTGATGCTTATGGCGAGCTTGGTAAAAATGATGATGCTGTAACTTATTATAAGAAAGCTGCTGAAACATTTGATGCAGACCAGTTGAATGCTTCTGAATATCTTTTCCGTGCAGGTCTAAAGCTTGAACTGATGGGCAAAACAACAGAAGCTGTTCAGGTATATAAGGAATTAAAAGAGAAATTTCCGCAGACAGAAAAAGGCTACCAGGCCGATAAATATATTTATCGTTTAATTGTTGAACCAAACGACTTTAGTTCAAAATAA
- the ribH gene encoding 6,7-dimethyl-8-ribityllumazine synthase, whose translation MTTKGNNALNKGIPQLKDAFVVIVKTEWNAPIVNKLEAGAKKVLNKSGISFKVLTVPGAVEIPFIIKQYAESIQTPADAFIALGTVIRGDTPHFDYVCKAITDGVLSLNMMLEVPTIFGVLTVNDEQQAKERVGGKHGHKGEEAAITAIKMIKLNRSLNK comes from the coding sequence ATGACAACAAAAGGAAATAACGCATTAAACAAAGGCATCCCCCAGCTAAAGGATGCCTTTGTAGTTATTGTTAAAACCGAATGGAACGCACCAATTGTAAACAAGCTGGAAGCTGGTGCCAAAAAGGTTTTAAATAAATCAGGAATCAGTTTTAAAGTGCTTACTGTTCCTGGTGCTGTTGAGATCCCTTTTATCATTAAGCAGTATGCAGAAAGTATTCAAACACCTGCAGATGCATTCATTGCATTGGGCACTGTGATCCGTGGCGACACGCCTCATTTTGATTATGTGTGCAAAGCAATTACTGATGGCGTATTGTCTTTAAACATGATGCTCGAAGTGCCAACCATCTTTGGTGTGCTTACTGTGAATGATGAGCAACAGGCCAAAGAAAGGGTAGGTGGTAAACACGGGCATAAAGGAGAAGAGGCTGCAATTACCGCCATAAAAATGATCAAGCTAAACAGGTCATTAAATAAATAA
- a CDS encoding (Fe-S)-binding protein, with protein sequence MNVQIFIPCFVDQLYPSVAFNMVKVLRKAGCIVEYNSNQTCCGQPAFNAGFWNESKDVCSKFIKDFSGSDYIVAPSASCTGFVRNYYGKLFEDSSVHKEVKELGNRLYEFSEFLIKVLEIDNFGATLEGKATYHDSCAALRECKIKEEPRRLLSKVAGLQLTEMNDVETCCGFGGTFAVKFEPISIAMADQKVTNALETNADYIISTDMSCLMHLDGYIKNKNANIQTMHLADVLASGW encoded by the coding sequence ATGAACGTTCAGATTTTTATACCATGTTTTGTTGATCAGTTATATCCTTCTGTTGCATTCAACATGGTAAAGGTTTTGCGCAAGGCAGGTTGTATAGTTGAATACAATAGTAATCAAACCTGTTGCGGGCAACCTGCATTCAATGCAGGCTTCTGGAACGAATCCAAAGATGTCTGCAGCAAGTTCATCAAAGATTTTAGTGGCAGTGATTATATAGTTGCTCCAAGTGCAAGTTGTACAGGTTTTGTAAGAAATTATTATGGCAAACTTTTCGAAGATTCTTCTGTTCACAAAGAAGTAAAAGAGCTTGGCAACCGTTTGTATGAATTCTCAGAGTTTCTTATTAAAGTATTAGAGATAGATAATTTTGGCGCAACGCTTGAGGGCAAAGCCACCTATCATGATAGTTGTGCAGCCCTAAGAGAATGTAAGATTAAAGAAGAGCCAAGAAGATTATTGAGCAAGGTTGCGGGTCTTCAGCTAACTGAAATGAACGATGTAGAAACCTGTTGCGGCTTTGGTGGCACATTTGCCGTAAAGTTTGAACCCATCAGTATTGCAATGGCAGACCAAAAAGTAACCAATGCTTTAGAAACAAATGCAGATTACATTATCAGTACAGATATGAGTTGCCTTATGCATTTAGATGGTTATATAAAAAATAAAAACGCCAATATACAAACCATGCATCTTGCCGATGTTCTTGCAAGCGGGTGGTAA
- a CDS encoding glucosamine-6-phosphate deaminase encodes MELKIFKDYEALSLAASEEIIRVIKTNPAAVLCLATGQSPVLTYQLFVEKIIAENIDLSRCTFIGLDEWVGIPPEMEGSCQHFLQNKIFKPLQIKSSQIHLFNALATDVTEECKRMDRIIEEKGGIDFMLVGVGMNGHIGFNEPGVDINKYAHVIELDETTKAVGQKKYFDKPVNIGKGITLGLQNFLEAGYAVMIANGNKKAPVIKKAMEEEIGTQFPATIMRMHKNSMMMVDEEAASLLDKP; translated from the coding sequence ATGGAACTTAAAATTTTTAAAGATTATGAAGCGCTTTCATTGGCAGCAAGCGAAGAAATTATTCGTGTTATAAAAACAAATCCTGCCGCGGTGTTGTGTCTTGCCACAGGACAATCACCCGTGTTGACTTACCAGCTATTTGTTGAAAAAATTATTGCAGAAAATATTGATCTGTCGCGCTGCACTTTTATTGGCCTTGATGAATGGGTAGGCATTCCACCTGAAATGGAAGGAAGTTGCCAGCATTTTTTGCAGAACAAAATTTTCAAACCTTTGCAAATAAAAAGTTCACAAATACATTTATTCAATGCGTTGGCAACTGATGTTACAGAAGAATGCAAACGAATGGATAGGATCATTGAAGAAAAAGGCGGCATTGATTTTATGCTGGTTGGTGTTGGTATGAATGGCCATATTGGTTTTAATGAACCAGGTGTAGATATTAATAAATATGCACACGTAATTGAACTTGATGAGACAACCAAGGCAGTTGGACAAAAAAAATATTTTGATAAGCCGGTAAACATTGGCAAGGGGATTACTTTAGGCCTGCAAAATTTTTTAGAAGCGGGATATGCGGTTATGATCGCAAACGGAAATAAAAAAGCGCCTGTAATAAAGAAAGCAATGGAAGAAGAAATTGGTACGCAATTTCCTGCAACTATTATGCGCATGCATAAAAACAGCATGATGATGGTGGATGAAGAAGCTGCATCATTACTTGATAAACCTTAG
- a CDS encoding PfkB family carbohydrate kinase — MKEKITDLITAIKNKQEVLSSKKVTAGFDGFVDTIVRVIKNKENNAEPEFFNTIHDYGKYILEKSGSFSLEYEIINTKLGGNMPITSNALAQLGVTVNCIGAFGYPQIHTAFADLSPNCLLHSFTDPGTAIAFEFRDGKMIIGQAKELNSMKWNDIINVIGLDVLVNLFNECDLFCVLNWSEIDTSTNIWQGIINDILPAYQKRQKQISFFDLSDCSKRSKEIIEEMLSLLKVFSKYTKTILSLNRNEANIISKIVCNKDFANDQELLGSELYKQLGIDMLVLHSSGTSYVFSEEGINSCKSFFVEQPLISTGAGDNFNAGFIAGQLMELNAEDSLIFANATAAQYIQSGLSPQHEQMISFLEQQIKS; from the coding sequence ATGAAAGAAAAAATTACTGATCTTATAACTGCAATAAAAAATAAGCAGGAAGTTTTATCATCAAAAAAAGTTACAGCAGGCTTTGATGGCTTTGTAGATACGATTGTGCGTGTTATAAAAAATAAAGAGAACAATGCAGAGCCGGAATTTTTTAATACTATACACGATTACGGAAAATATATCCTTGAAAAATCCGGAAGCTTTAGTCTTGAATATGAAATTATAAATACAAAGCTTGGCGGCAATATGCCGATAACATCGAATGCGTTAGCACAACTTGGTGTGACGGTAAATTGTATTGGCGCATTTGGTTATCCGCAGATACATACAGCGTTTGCAGATCTTTCACCCAATTGTTTACTGCATAGTTTTACAGATCCCGGAACAGCTATTGCGTTTGAGTTTCGCGATGGTAAAATGATAATTGGGCAGGCGAAAGAACTTAATTCAATGAAGTGGAATGATATAATCAATGTAATTGGCCTGGATGTGCTGGTAAATCTTTTTAACGAATGTGATCTTTTTTGTGTGCTTAACTGGAGCGAGATTGATACATCAACAAATATCTGGCAGGGAATAATCAACGACATTTTACCTGCTTATCAAAAGCGACAAAAACAAATCTCTTTTTTTGATCTGTCAGATTGTTCAAAACGAAGCAAAGAAATAATTGAAGAAATGTTATCGCTTTTAAAAGTTTTCAGCAAATACACAAAGACAATTCTAAGTCTTAACAGGAATGAAGCAAATATTATTTCTAAAATTGTATGCAATAAAGATTTTGCGAATGACCAGGAATTACTGGGCTCAGAACTTTATAAGCAACTTGGTATAGATATGCTTGTGCTTCATTCCTCAGGCACATCTTATGTGTTTTCTGAAGAAGGAATAAATTCTTGTAAAAGTTTTTTTGTAGAGCAGCCACTAATTTCGACAGGGGCTGGAGATAATTTCAATGCAGGATTTATTGCGGGACAATTAATGGAACTTAATGCAGAAGATTCTTTGATCTTTGCCAATGCAACAGCAGCACAGTATATACAGAGTGGGCTAAGTCCGCAACATGAACAAATGATCTCATTCCTGGAACAGCAAATAAAAAGTTAA
- a CDS encoding cyanophycinase — MIPKGKLIAIGGAEDKGTDEKEAFHVNNLNFFELGILRRIVEEAGGPSARIEVVTTASTIPYEVGNNYLDAFGKIGCTNIGLMHIRGRETVNDKDYLQRIRNCDCVMFSGGNQMRLTAVFGGTEFLKIIHKKYENENFVIAGTSAGAMAMSSTMIYEGNATRAHLKGEVKTTTGLRFMHNVIFDSHFEKRGRFGRLAQVVAANPSCIGIGLGEDTGMLVTQGNRMEAIGSGLVIIIDGHEINHTNIADIPEGNPMSLEHLIVHFCAKGNGYLIKERKFIELMGKETTPIMTDVY; from the coding sequence ATGATTCCAAAAGGAAAATTAATAGCAATTGGTGGCGCAGAAGACAAAGGCACCGATGAAAAAGAAGCTTTTCATGTAAACAATCTCAACTTTTTTGAGCTTGGCATTTTGCGTCGTATAGTGGAAGAAGCAGGCGGCCCATCTGCAAGAATTGAAGTAGTAACTACAGCCTCCACTATTCCATACGAAGTTGGCAATAATTATCTTGATGCATTTGGCAAAATTGGTTGTACTAATATTGGCCTTATGCATATTCGTGGCCGCGAAACAGTGAATGATAAAGATTACCTTCAACGCATACGTAACTGCGATTGTGTGATGTTTAGCGGTGGAAATCAAATGCGCCTGACAGCAGTGTTTGGTGGTACTGAATTTTTGAAGATCATTCATAAAAAATACGAGAATGAAAATTTTGTAATAGCAGGCACATCTGCGGGTGCAATGGCTATGAGCAGCACCATGATCTATGAAGGAAATGCTACACGTGCACATTTAAAAGGCGAAGTAAAAACTACGACCGGGCTTCGTTTTATGCATAATGTGATCTTTGATTCTCACTTTGAAAAACGTGGACGTTTTGGAAGACTGGCGCAGGTTGTTGCAGCAAACCCTTCGTGCATCGGTATTGGTCTTGGTGAAGATACCGGCATGTTAGTGACACAAGGCAACCGCATGGAAGCAATTGGCAGCGGGCTTGTTATTATTATTGACGGACATGAAATAAATCATACCAACATTGCAGATATACCTGAAGGCAATCCTATGAGCCTGGAACATCTTATTGTGCATTTTTGCGCGAAAGGAAACGGGTATCTTATTAAGGAAAGAAAGTTTATTGAATTGATGGGGAAGGAGACAACACCAATAATGACTGACGTTTATTAA
- a CDS encoding TIGR01459 family HAD-type hydrolase has product MLPIQDFKSVIDKYKIIFFDAFGVLKSYNGLVPGIERTFAYMEEQQKEYYIVTNDASRSPRQLAESYHRLGFEAIQHDRIISSGMLAKEYLDLKVNEGIVAYLGTHSSAHYIDSSGLHTLPVSAINQHNIDQVNALVLLDDEGFNWFDDLNKTVNILRKRTIPAIVANTDNIYPLSGSNEVSIAIGGIASMVESIVGKRFIRFGKPDSQMFMFAYDLIRERMTISKKEILMVGDTLHTDILGGNKFGLDTVLVLSGNTLPDDAETRIRSTGIVPTYVCTTAVVD; this is encoded by the coding sequence ATGTTGCCAATACAAGATTTCAAATCTGTCATTGACAAATACAAAATAATTTTCTTCGATGCATTTGGTGTATTGAAAAGTTATAATGGTCTTGTGCCCGGCATTGAGCGCACTTTTGCTTACATGGAAGAACAGCAAAAGGAATATTACATTGTAACAAACGATGCATCAAGAAGCCCTCGGCAACTGGCTGAATCTTACCACAGACTTGGTTTTGAAGCGATACAACATGATCGCATTATTTCTTCAGGCATGCTGGCAAAAGAATACTTAGATCTTAAAGTGAATGAAGGAATTGTGGCATACCTCGGCACACATAGCTCGGCGCATTACATTGATAGTTCTGGTTTGCATACATTACCTGTTAGTGCCATTAACCAGCACAACATTGACCAGGTGAATGCATTGGTATTATTGGATGATGAAGGCTTCAACTGGTTTGATGACCTGAATAAAACCGTAAATATTTTACGTAAAAGAACGATTCCTGCCATTGTTGCGAATACAGATAACATTTATCCATTAAGTGGCAGTAATGAAGTATCCATTGCTATTGGTGGCATTGCCAGCATGGTGGAAAGTATTGTGGGCAAGCGTTTCATACGTTTTGGAAAACCAGATTCGCAGATGTTTATGTTTGCGTATGATCTTATCCGCGAAAGAATGACCATCAGTAAAAAAGAAATTTTAATGGTGGGCGACACATTGCATACTGATATTCTCGGTGGCAATAAATTTGGTTTGGATACGGTACTTGTCCTTTCCGGAAATACGTTGCCCGATGATGCAGAAACAAGAATAAGATCAACTGGTATTGTGCCTACTTATGTTTGTACAACAGCAGTGGTGGATTAA
- a CDS encoding glutamine synthetase family protein gives MDNQDIKGYLQQHNTDKIKFAFADIDGVLRGKVISKQKFIDTLEDGIGFCDVVFGWDSNDSAYDNIELTGWHSGYPDRQARVDLSTLRNIPWQDDIPFFLADFSKANGDDLPSCSRSLLKHIIKQCKDMGYHAEFAQEFEWFNFKETPQSLQQKQFTRIEPLTPGMFGYSILRTSLHSDFYYDLFNSLTQFDIPVEGIHTETGPGVYEAAIAHDEILKAADKAVLFKTAVKEIAYNHGIMASFMAKWNENLPGCSGHIHQSLWNKNKTQNLFHSTDDADNMSDLLKHYIAGQLYCMPHILPMYAPNINSYKRLVEGAWAPTTITWGVDNRTTALRVLHPSYKYTRLETRVAGSDSNPYLAMAAALASGLYGIKNKLSLDIPATVGNGYKNISNGVLPANLYEASIAMQHSIIAKELFGDAFVNHFTQTRLWEWRQFGKHVTDWELKRYFEII, from the coding sequence ATGGACAACCAGGATATAAAAGGATACCTACAACAACATAACACTGATAAGATAAAATTTGCATTTGCTGATATTGATGGCGTGCTGCGCGGCAAGGTTATCAGCAAACAAAAATTTATAGATACACTCGAAGATGGCATTGGTTTTTGTGATGTAGTATTTGGATGGGACAGTAACGACAGTGCTTACGATAATATAGAACTTACTGGCTGGCATTCCGGTTATCCTGACAGACAAGCTCGTGTAGACCTCTCTACTTTACGTAATATTCCATGGCAGGATGATATTCCTTTTTTTCTTGCAGACTTCAGCAAAGCAAATGGTGATGATCTTCCCTCCTGCAGCCGCAGTTTACTGAAGCATATAATCAAGCAATGTAAAGACATGGGTTATCATGCAGAGTTTGCGCAGGAATTTGAATGGTTCAATTTTAAAGAAACACCGCAAAGCCTGCAGCAAAAGCAATTCACACGCATCGAGCCATTAACGCCGGGTATGTTTGGATACTCTATCCTGCGCACATCTTTGCACAGTGATTTTTATTACGATCTCTTTAACTCGCTTACACAATTTGATATTCCTGTTGAAGGCATTCATACAGAAACGGGCCCTGGTGTATATGAAGCAGCTATTGCGCATGATGAAATATTGAAAGCCGCTGACAAAGCCGTGTTGTTTAAAACCGCTGTAAAAGAGATTGCTTATAACCATGGCATCATGGCTTCGTTCATGGCAAAGTGGAATGAAAATTTACCCGGTTGCAGCGGGCATATTCATCAAAGTCTTTGGAATAAAAATAAAACACAAAACCTTTTTCATAGTACAGATGATGCAGATAACATGAGCGATCTGCTGAAACATTATATCGCAGGGCAGTTGTATTGCATGCCGCATATATTACCCATGTATGCCCCAAACATCAATAGCTACAAGCGTTTGGTAGAAGGTGCATGGGCTCCTACAACAATTACATGGGGGGTAGACAACCGCACTACTGCTTTGCGTGTGTTGCATCCCTCTTATAAATATACAAGACTGGAAACACGTGTGGCGGGTTCTGACAGCAACCCTTATCTCGCAATGGCTGCGGCGCTTGCTTCTGGTTTGTATGGCATAAAAAATAAATTGTCTCTCGATATTCCTGCCACTGTTGGCAACGGTTATAAAAATATTTCTAATGGTGTATTGCCTGCAAATTTATATGAGGCTTCAATTGCAATGCAACATTCAATCATTGCAAAGGAATTATTTGGAGATGCTTTTGTAAATCACTTTACACAAACACGTTTGTGGGAATGGAGACAGTTTGGTAAACATGTTACCGACTGGGAATTGAAAAGATATTTTGAAATTATTTAA
- a CDS encoding DHH family phosphoesterase, translating to MQEVRLVYPLLAEQKNVIITTHQKPDGDAMGAALGLYHFLTQLGHKVTVISPTNWANFLNWMPGCEFVMDFENDREAAGKLVNAADMLFCLDFNVLHRTKNMEGILAEVSCVKVLIDHHQQPQVEAFEYGISDVSKSSTCEMVYDFIEASPFRQYINKDIATCLFTGIMTDTGSFRFSSTTPAVHRAVAALKETGINHTEIFENIYDNFSESRLRFIGNALLNRLEVLYEYNTALMAIPKKDILKYEIKTGDTEGLVNYLLTIEGIKLGALLIDRTEERKWSFRSKGDFDVNVFARTHFEGGGHKNAAGGRSSESIEENVQKFKTVIQAYEQQLQ from the coding sequence ATGCAAGAGGTAAGATTGGTTTATCCTTTATTAGCAGAGCAGAAAAATGTAATTATCACAACGCATCAAAAACCTGATGGCGATGCAATGGGGGCTGCATTGGGCCTTTATCATTTCCTTACACAATTGGGGCATAAGGTAACTGTGATATCACCAACAAACTGGGCAAATTTTTTAAACTGGATGCCTGGTTGTGAATTTGTAATGGATTTTGAAAATGACAGGGAAGCGGCTGGTAAATTGGTAAATGCGGCAGATATGCTTTTTTGCCTTGACTTTAACGTATTGCATCGTACTAAAAATATGGAAGGTATACTTGCTGAGGTAAGCTGTGTAAAAGTATTGATCGATCACCACCAGCAACCCCAGGTAGAAGCATTTGAATATGGTATAAGCGATGTAAGTAAAAGCTCTACCTGCGAAATGGTATATGATTTTATTGAAGCTTCTCCTTTCAGACAATATATTAATAAAGATATCGCTACCTGTCTTTTTACAGGCATTATGACGGATACAGGATCTTTCCGTTTTTCTTCTACAACGCCGGCTGTGCACAGAGCGGTTGCAGCTTTAAAAGAAACCGGCATAAATCATACAGAAATCTTTGAAAATATTTACGATAATTTTTCAGAGAGCAGGTTGCGTTTTATTGGAAATGCTTTGCTAAACAGGCTGGAAGTATTGTATGAATACAATACAGCATTGATGGCAATACCTAAAAAGGACATTTTAAAATATGAGATTAAAACCGGTGACACGGAAGGTCTCGTAAATTACCTGCTTACTATAGAGGGCATAAAACTTGGAGCTTTATTAATCGACAGGACAGAAGAACGTAAATGGAGTTTTCGCAGTAAAGGAGATTTTGATGTAAATGTATTTGCAAGAACCCATTTTGAAGGAGGTGGTCACAAAAACGCAGCAGGTGGCAGAAGTAGCGAAAGTATTGAGGAGAACGTTCAAAAATTTAAAACAGTTATTCAGGCATACGAACAACAATTACAATAA
- a CDS encoding FKBP-type peptidyl-prolyl cis-trans isomerase: MKKIIFAAIAAISLASCGVNYEKSPSGLVYKIFPGKGGDSIKAGYYIKYDVQFYLTGRTGKQDSLLNPPSVMPQYLQVDTSKRAEYSFMEIMPKLKAGDSAVAILNVDTLKNRHVNLDSTVFTKGSSIECRLKVFKSFKEEKDVMADYEKESKAEEAREVKVVEDYLASKNLKGIKTKNGAYVVLDNPGDASLKADSGKIASVKYKGYLMSDNSKVFDTNMDSSKGHTEPYDVPVGRHGVIQGWDEALPYFGKGGTGKIYIPAFLAYGPQGNGPDLPPNANLIFDIQIVDVKDAPSVQERDPRQMIPGHR; this comes from the coding sequence ATGAAAAAAATCATCTTTGCTGCCATTGCAGCAATTAGTTTGGCCTCCTGTGGGGTAAATTATGAAAAATCCCCATCAGGCCTGGTATACAAGATATTTCCGGGTAAGGGCGGGGATAGTATTAAAGCCGGATATTATATAAAATATGATGTTCAGTTCTATTTAACAGGAAGAACAGGAAAGCAGGATTCGCTTCTAAACCCACCTTCTGTAATGCCCCAGTATTTGCAGGTTGATACCAGCAAAAGAGCAGAATATTCCTTTATGGAAATTATGCCAAAGCTAAAAGCCGGAGATAGTGCAGTTGCTATTTTAAATGTAGACACTCTAAAAAACAGGCATGTTAACCTTGATTCTACTGTCTTTACAAAAGGTAGTTCTATTGAATGCAGGCTGAAAGTATTTAAGTCTTTTAAAGAGGAAAAAGATGTAATGGCTGATTACGAAAAAGAAAGCAAGGCAGAAGAAGCACGTGAGGTTAAAGTAGTAGAAGATTATCTAGCCAGTAAAAATCTTAAAGGCATTAAGACTAAGAACGGAGCATATGTTGTTTTAGATAACCCGGGCGATGCGTCTTTGAAAGCTGATTCCGGTAAGATAGCTTCTGTTAAATACAAAGGGTACCTTATGAGCGATAATAGTAAAGTTTTTGACACAAATATGGATTCATCCAAAGGTCATACAGAACCTTATGACGTTCCTGTTGGCCGCCATGGTGTAATTCAAGGCTGGGATGAAGCGTTACCTTATTTTGGCAAAGGCGGAACAGGAAAAATATATATTCCTGCATTCCTCGCCTATGGGCCACAGGGTAATGGTCCTGACCTTCCACCTAATGCTAATCTGATATTCGATATTCAGATCGTAGATGTCAAGGATGCACCGTCGGTTCAGGAAAGAGATCCCAGACAAATGATCCCCGGACACCGTTAG
- the rpmB gene encoding 50S ribosomal protein L28, with the protein MARVCQVTGKKPIGGHSVSHSNIKTKRRFLPNLQTKRFYFAEEDRWVTIKLSTDAIRTINKNGLATVIKEMRAAGAKI; encoded by the coding sequence ATGGCAAGAGTATGTCAGGTTACAGGTAAAAAGCCAATTGGCGGTCATAGTGTTTCTCACTCCAACATTAAGACCAAACGCCGGTTTTTACCAAATTTACAAACCAAGCGTTTCTACTTTGCAGAAGAAGACCGCTGGGTTACGATTAAGCTTTCAACAGATGCAATAAGAACCATCAATAAAAATGGACTTGCTACTGTAATTAAAGAAATGAGAGCTGCAGGTGCAAAAATCTAA
- the rpmG gene encoding 50S ribosomal protein L33: protein MAKKGNRVQVILECTEHKTSGQPGTSRYITKKNKKNTPERLELKKYNPILKKVTVHKEIK from the coding sequence ATGGCAAAGAAAGGCAACAGGGTTCAGGTTATTCTCGAGTGTACCGAGCATAAAACAAGTGGTCAGCCCGGCACAAGCCGCTACATCACTAAAAAGAACAAAAAAAATACTCCTGAGAGACTGGAGTTGAAAAAGTATAATCCTATTCTGAAAAAAGTTACTGTTCATAAAGAAATTAAATAA
- a CDS encoding DUF4295 family protein, whose product MAKAAKTAIKTKDQKAAAEAKNWTKVIKAVRSPKSGAYTFKEAIIHKDKVKDFLAGK is encoded by the coding sequence ATGGCAAAAGCAGCTAAAACCGCGATTAAAACAAAAGACCAGAAGGCAGCCGCTGAAGCTAAGAACTGGACGAAAGTTATCAAAGCAGTTCGCAGCCCAAAGAGTGGTGCGTACACTTTTAAAGAAGCAATCATTCACAAAGACAAAGTGAAAGATTTCTTAGCAGGTAAATAA
- the ftsY gene encoding signal recognition particle-docking protein FtsY, with amino-acid sequence MSFFGKLFGKKEKESLDQGLQKTKEGFLSKITKAIAGKSSVDEEVLDDLEEALVTADVGIDTTLAIIDRIEKRVAKDKYVGTSELNKLLQEEIEEILVDASDDKHKSFDIPEGKKPYVILVVGVNGVGKTTTIGKLAYNYKQAGKSVMLGAADTFRAAAVDQLTIWSERVGVPIVKQAMGSDPSAVAFDAVQSAVSKNADVVIIDTAGRLHNKAHLMDELGKIRRVISKVIPDAPHEVLLILDGSTGQNALEQAKHFTAATDVTAMIITKLDGTAKGGVVLAIAHQFNIPVKYIGVGEKITDLIVFDKHEFVDSLFNLTQ; translated from the coding sequence ATGAGTTTCTTCGGAAAATTATTCGGTAAAAAAGAAAAAGAAAGTTTAGACCAGGGCCTGCAAAAAACCAAGGAAGGTTTTTTATCAAAGATCACAAAAGCCATTGCCGGCAAAAGCTCTGTTGATGAAGAAGTGCTCGACGACCTTGAAGAAGCATTGGTAACTGCTGATGTGGGCATTGATACAACACTTGCAATAATTGACCGTATTGAAAAACGTGTGGCAAAAGATAAATATGTTGGCACTAGTGAATTAAATAAATTATTGCAGGAAGAAATTGAAGAAATACTCGTAGATGCATCTGATGATAAACACAAAAGCTTTGATATTCCTGAAGGTAAAAAGCCTTATGTTATTTTAGTTGTTGGTGTAAATGGTGTTGGTAAAACAACAACGATTGGCAAGCTTGCATATAATTATAAACAAGCAGGGAAATCTGTAATGCTTGGTGCAGCGGATACATTTCGCGCTGCAGCAGTTGATCAATTAACGATATGGAGCGAAAGGGTGGGGGTACCAATTGTAAAACAGGCCATGGGTTCAGATCCCAGTGCTGTTGCTTTTGATGCAGTGCAAAGTGCCGTTTCCAAAAATGCAGATGTAGTAATTATAGATACTGCCGGTCGATTACATAATAAGGCTCATTTAATGGATGAGTTGGGGAAAATCCGTCGCGTAATTTCAAAAGTAATTCCTGATGCACCACATGAGGTTTTGTTGATTCTTGATGGTTCTACAGGTCAAAATGCATTGGAACAGGCAAAACATTTTACTGCGGCAACAGATGTAACAGCAATGATCATTACAAAGCTTGATGGCACTGCAAAAGGTGGCGTTGTATTAGCGATTGCACATCAGTTTAATATCCCGGTGAAATATATTGGCGTAGGGGAGAAGATCACTGATCTTATTGTTTTTGATAAGCATGAATTTGTGGATTCATTGTTTAATCTTACCCAATAA